Proteins from a genomic interval of Deltaproteobacteria bacterium:
- the ugpC gene encoding sn-glycerol-3-phosphate ABC transporter ATP-binding protein UgpC: MAEIRLSNVTKKFGDVTAVNNINLVAQDKEFLALVGPSGCGKTTTLRMIAGLEEPTEGDIYIEERKVNNVAPKDRDIAMVFQNYALYPHMNVYKNMSFGLRLRKFPKEEIDQRVNEGAKMLGIEELLGRKPKELSGGQRQRVAMGRAIVRKPKVFLFDEPLSNLDAKLRVAMRGELAKLHERLETTIVYVTHDQVEAMTLASRIVVMNQGHIMQIGTPLEVYNNPKNLFVAGFIGSPAMNFLDARVVEDNGVLVVQGEGFKLPIPKHLYERFGKAKDQEVILGIRPEHIYDKEIKGPFPGGEVLKATVDVFEPLGSEVILQAACGPYEITACVDPRTRARVHDDVEFLVDMNLIHLFNKETEYVY; encoded by the coding sequence ATGGCGGAAATTCGACTCTCGAACGTGACTAAGAAATTCGGGGATGTTACGGCGGTCAACAACATCAACCTGGTCGCCCAGGACAAGGAGTTCTTGGCCCTTGTCGGGCCGTCAGGGTGCGGCAAGACCACCACTCTCCGGATGATCGCGGGATTGGAGGAGCCGACCGAAGGTGATATTTACATCGAAGAGCGAAAGGTGAACAACGTGGCACCAAAGGATCGGGACATTGCCATGGTCTTCCAGAACTATGCCCTTTATCCCCACATGAACGTTTACAAGAACATGAGCTTCGGCCTCAGGCTCCGGAAATTCCCGAAAGAGGAGATCGATCAGAGGGTCAACGAAGGGGCCAAGATGCTCGGTATCGAAGAGCTGCTGGGAAGAAAGCCTAAGGAGCTTTCAGGAGGACAGAGACAACGGGTCGCCATGGGACGGGCCATCGTGAGAAAGCCCAAGGTCTTTCTCTTCGATGAACCTCTGAGCAACCTCGATGCGAAACTCAGGGTCGCCATGCGGGGAGAGTTGGCCAAGCTCCACGAACGGCTGGAAACCACCATCGTCTACGTGACCCACGACCAGGTCGAGGCCATGACTCTGGCCAGCCGGATCGTGGTCATGAATCAGGGCCACATCATGCAGATCGGCACTCCCTTGGAGGTCTATAACAACCCCAAGAACCTCTTTGTGGCCGGGTTCATAGGAAGCCCGGCTATGAACTTCCTGGATGCTCGGGTGGTAGAGGACAATGGGGTCCTTGTGGTCCAGGGTGAGGGCTTCAAGCTGCCGATCCCCAAACACCTCTATGAGCGATTCGGCAAGGCGAAGGACCAGGAAGTGATCCTTGGGATTCGTCCCGAACACATCTACGACAAGGAGATCAAGGGGCCCTTCCCCGGGGGGGAAGTCCTGAAGGCGACGGTGGATGTCTTTGAGCCCTTGGGCTCAGAGGTGATCTTGCAAGCAGCGTGCGGCCCATACGAGATCACCGCTTGTGTCGATCCACGCACAAGGGCCAGGGTCCACGATGACGTGGAGTTCCTGGTGGACATGAACCTTATCCATCTCTTCAACAAGGAGACCGAGTACGTCTATTGA